One window of the Natrinema sp. DC36 genome contains the following:
- a CDS encoding type IV pilin N-terminal domain-containing protein, which translates to MATDTDRAVAPIIGVVLLIGLTVILAATIAAFTLDMQPPSADQVLETDPQTQDTPDVAFSFSQTRGLTTITHDGGDALDADSVTIETDGGSQVWADSGRVDKGDSRTVSGSGVRVLYEGEVLAESGA; encoded by the coding sequence ATGGCAACAGACACAGACCGGGCCGTAGCGCCCATTATCGGCGTCGTATTACTCATCGGACTAACAGTTATCCTCGCGGCCACGATCGCCGCGTTCACGCTCGATATGCAACCCCCGAGTGCCGACCAGGTACTCGAGACGGACCCACAAACCCAAGACACGCCCGACGTGGCCTTTTCGTTCTCACAGACCCGCGGACTCACGACCATCACCCACGACGGGGGCGACGCGCTCGACGCCGACTCGGTGACCATCGAAACCGACGGCGGGTCGCAGGTGTGGGCCGACAGTGGGCGCGTGGACAAAGGCGACTCGCGGACGGTCTCGGGGAGTGGGGTTCGGGTGTTGTACGAGGGGGAGGTGTTGGCCGAATCGGGCGCGTAG
- a CDS encoding HNH endonuclease signature motif containing protein, with the protein MGDRKEFVRIGDLFPQTDPDECRVCGEAVQPPLRKYCSEYCKTVATNVQKLFSWSFLRRYVAHRDGECVRCGTGGTDYEIDHIVPVSKGGHPFDPDNLQRLCERCHGVKGLSEEDYREDGTGGVRLFAGYSNAQLTMDDFDGDPEDVSLDMQFAGGENDA; encoded by the coding sequence ATGGGTGACCGGAAAGAGTTCGTCCGTATCGGCGACCTATTCCCACAGACCGACCCCGACGAGTGCCGTGTCTGTGGCGAGGCCGTCCAACCGCCGCTCCGAAAGTACTGTAGCGAGTACTGCAAGACGGTCGCGACGAACGTGCAGAAGCTCTTTTCGTGGTCGTTCCTCCGGCGCTACGTCGCCCACCGCGACGGCGAGTGTGTCCGGTGTGGGACCGGCGGCACCGACTACGAGATCGACCATATCGTGCCCGTCTCGAAAGGCGGCCACCCGTTCGATCCCGACAACCTGCAACGCCTCTGCGAGCGCTGTCACGGCGTGAAAGGACTTTCAGAGGAGGACTATCGCGAGGACGGTACCGGCGGCGTGCGGCTGTTCGCCGGCTACTCGAACGCGCAACTGACGATGGACGATTTCGATGGCGACCCGGAGGACGTGTCTCTGGATATGCAATTTGCCGGCGGTGAGAACGATGCCTGA
- a CDS encoding ribbon-helix-helix domain-containing protein has product MSTQHKATTHRDRETTGEAMDRVTFRETESQLERVDALVDDGQFPNRSEAIRAALAQLVSEETRGENDG; this is encoded by the coding sequence ATGTCTACCCAACACAAAGCGACGACCCACCGCGACCGTGAGACGACCGGCGAGGCGATGGACCGGGTGACGTTTCGGGAAACCGAGTCCCAACTCGAGCGCGTCGACGCCCTGGTCGACGACGGTCAGTTCCCGAATCGAAGCGAAGCGATCCGCGCGGCGCTGGCACAGCTCGTGTCTGAGGAAACGCGGGGTGAGAACGATGGGTGA
- a CDS encoding phosphoadenosine phosphosulfate reductase family protein, with protein MTCDPTDCFRCPCGRTAPCADAGDTEPATPNPGTGPSEPTLGDRTDDAPESWGSLEADSPETNDPDGILHDAKSRDFNQAFALVSGGYDSVAAAHYTYHNAPFALDGVIHIDTSIGLRETTDYTERFADDLGLELHVADVRRDADEYATRIETYGFPGANETAHKWEWVNNKDKPLQTLLTQFDGTTLLVSGATREESDARFEKVDADGLEVKDGHLYASPLAAWTPSDVKAYIDQQGIRRSEVVEHLSHSGDCLCGSYADRWLELDVIRDEWPYMWAYIQSLEARVIDSARNGDMKKESYEDYVLWGHGSTTERELDQRLGNREMTLCQACEPAAPGLSPGDTYLTLTEAALGLEDSAVPDSETAFRDAFDVTQAIPEDSDEHPLEVLRRGYEALDDVADRLGYDGHWEMVEDRAEEPVAATDGGENQ; from the coding sequence ATGACCTGCGATCCAACCGACTGTTTCCGCTGTCCGTGCGGTCGAACGGCCCCGTGTGCCGACGCCGGTGACACCGAACCGGCGACGCCGAACCCCGGAACCGGCCCGTCCGAACCGACGCTCGGCGACCGGACCGACGACGCGCCCGAATCGTGGGGCTCGCTCGAGGCGGACAGCCCCGAGACCAACGACCCGGACGGAATCCTGCATGACGCCAAGTCGCGGGACTTCAACCAGGCGTTTGCCCTCGTCAGTGGTGGCTACGACTCGGTTGCGGCCGCTCACTACACCTACCACAACGCGCCGTTCGCGTTGGACGGCGTGATTCACATCGATACGTCGATCGGGCTGCGAGAGACGACCGACTACACCGAACGCTTCGCCGACGATCTCGGCCTCGAGCTGCACGTCGCCGACGTGCGCCGCGACGCCGACGAGTACGCGACGCGGATCGAAACCTACGGCTTCCCCGGTGCGAACGAAACCGCGCACAAGTGGGAGTGGGTCAACAACAAGGACAAGCCGCTCCAAACGCTCCTTACGCAGTTCGACGGCACGACGCTGTTGGTCTCCGGTGCGACGCGCGAGGAAAGCGACGCCCGTTTCGAGAAGGTCGACGCCGACGGGCTCGAGGTCAAGGACGGCCACCTCTACGCCTCGCCACTCGCGGCGTGGACACCGTCGGACGTGAAAGCGTACATCGACCAACAGGGCATCCGGCGCTCCGAAGTGGTCGAACACCTCTCGCATTCGGGCGACTGTCTCTGTGGCAGTTATGCGGACCGATGGTTGGAACTCGACGTGATCCGCGACGAGTGGCCGTACATGTGGGCCTATATCCAGTCGCTCGAGGCCCGCGTGATCGATTCGGCCCGCAACGGCGACATGAAAAAGGAGAGCTACGAGGACTACGTGCTGTGGGGCCACGGGTCGACCACCGAACGCGAGTTAGACCAGCGACTCGGCAACCGGGAAATGACGCTCTGTCAAGCGTGTGAACCCGCCGCGCCGGGACTCTCCCCCGGTGACACGTATCTGACGCTCACCGAAGCCGCGTTGGGACTCGAGGATTCGGCGGTCCCCGATAGCGAGACGGCGTTTCGGGACGCCTTCGACGTGACGCAAGCGATTCCCGAGGACAGTGACGAGCACCCACTCGAGGTCCTTCGGCGCGGGTACGAAGCGCTCGACGACGTGGCCGACCGACTCGGCTACGACGGCCACTGGGAGATGGTCGAAGATCGGGCCGAAGAGCCGGTGGCCGCGACCGACGGCGGTGAGAACCAATGA
- a CDS encoding DUF6884 domain-containing protein: MNPRVCTVVSCGSTKQDLAPGETLPARELYDSSVHTCKDRYACHSEDYYIMSAEYGLVRHNTELAYYDRSLDQLSDAGVQAWSHDVARDLETVLADGDFDAVVLIGSKTYVGALRSHFDRLPCAVLTPWQTDDSVTGVGRGMAWCNDESNWPDRVSSVEEIAEIVSPAPREV; this comes from the coding sequence ATGAACCCTCGCGTTTGCACCGTCGTTTCGTGTGGCTCCACCAAACAGGACCTCGCACCCGGCGAGACGCTCCCGGCGCGGGAACTCTACGACTCGAGCGTGCACACCTGCAAGGACCGCTACGCCTGCCACTCCGAGGACTACTACATCATGTCCGCCGAGTACGGACTGGTCCGCCACAACACCGAACTCGCGTACTACGACCGCTCGCTCGATCAACTCTCCGACGCGGGCGTTCAGGCGTGGTCTCACGACGTGGCCCGCGACCTCGAGACAGTCCTCGCCGACGGCGACTTCGATGCCGTCGTACTCATCGGTTCCAAGACCTACGTCGGGGCGCTGCGCTCGCACTTCGACCGACTCCCGTGCGCGGTGCTCACGCCGTGGCAAACTGACGACTCCGTGACCGGCGTCGGCCGGGGCATGGCGTGGTGTAACGACGAATCGAACTGGCCCGACCGCGTCTCGAGCGTCGAGGAGATCGCCGAGATCGTGTCGCCGGCCCCGCGGGAGGTGTAG